The genome window CAATTTCAGTTTATCCTCTTTAACCTAAGATTCAAGATGGAACAAAATATCAAGATTTCACATACCTTTACGATCCTCACTACAAGGGGATCACTAATTCGTGTTCAAGACTTGATTTTAGGGCTGATTTGAGGCTTCAATTTAGAGATTTGCTTGATGTTCGGGTTTGGGAATGGGGGATGTCGCCCCCTGCTTGCTTTTTGATCGACCAGACTCCCAGTTTTGGGATGTTTGGTTTGTTTGGTTACAATTAGTAATCTAGTTTAAGTTTTGACAAGTTTAAACCCTCAATTTTAGTAAAACCTCAAGTTTTAGTGTTTTAACCCTATTATGACTTATCTTAGGGCatgtaactaactaggttaaaattcctagttggttaattcttgtttatttattctttttttttctttaaattttcaatataaagacttatattttcggggtgttacaaatccaccccccttaaaaggggtttcgtccccgaaaccaatTCACGTACCGAATAAGGTAGGGTATAGTCGTTGCATCTCTTCTTCAGATTCCCACGTGGTATCCGCCCCTTTCTTGTGTTCCCATTTGATCCTCACTTGGCTAATCTCTTTGTTTCTTAAGGTTTTCaccttacgatctaaaatcgcaatagGTCTTACCACATAGTTCAATCTGTCATCCACCTCGATATCGTCGTAGTGGACACAAGTCGTTTCATCGGCTAGGCATTTCCGGAGGTGTGACACATGAAAAGTGCTATGAATCCCGCTTAACTCTTCCGGTAGCTCAAGACGGTAAGCTACTTTTCCAATTCGTTCAACAATCGCAAATGGCCCGATAAATCTTGGGCTCAACTTCCCTTTCTTTCTAAACCGGATAACCCCCTTCCATGGCGACACTTTGAGCATAACTTTGTCGCCAACCTGAAATTCGATTGGCCTCCTTCTTTTGTCGGCATACGCTTTTTGCCTGTCTTGGGCCGCTTTTAAGTGAGCTCGTGCCACATCAATCTTTTCGTTTGTGGCTCGTACTATATCTTGATGGGCAAGCTCACGTGGGCCCACTTCGccccaacataccggggttcgACATTTTCTACCATAGAGCATCTCGTACGGTGCCATTTTAATGCcggaatggtagctgttgttgtaagaaaacTCGATCAACGGTAGATAAATATCCCAACTGCCTCCAAAGTCGATTATACACGCCCGtagcatatcttctaacgtttgtatcgttctttcactttgtcaatccgtttgaggatggtacgcagtgctaatgaacaatttGGTCCCCATTTGGTCTTGGAAATCTCTCCAGAAATTCGAAGTGAACCAGGTATCCCTATCAGACACGATAGACACCGGCACCCCATGACGTGCTATTATTTCATTCGTGTAAACCtctgacatcttttctgacgtataagtctcacgtattggaatgaagtgagcacttttcgtcaatctatcTACCACTACCCATATGGCATCGAAACCACGACTCGTTTTAGGCAACTTGGTTAGTAGGTCTATtgtgatatgttcccatttccaaaccggaatttctaacggttggagtttgccgtatggtttctgatgctccgccttgacttgtaagcatgtcaagcatttttccacGTACTTCGCCACATCtctcttcattccgggccaccaatagttttgtttcaaatcattgtacatcttggtcgcacccggatgaattgaataacgggacttatgagcttcattaAGTAGAAGTGCCTTCACTCCACAGGTATGTGGGACCCATATCCTTCCGGATCGAGTCTTTAACCCGTGATTCCCATCCGACAAATCTTTCAACTGACCAattattctttctttcttccaattcTCTTCTTTTACTGCTTCTAATTGCGCCCCTCgaatacgttcaagtatacccgaggttACCACGAGTTGCATCGATCTTACTCGTATTGGGACATAATCCGTTTTTCTGCTCAAAGCATCCGCCACCGCATtagccttccctgggtgataacgtatttcgcaatcgtagtccttcaccgtttccagccatcgcctttgtcgcatatttaactccttctgatcgaagaagtatttcaaactcttgtggtcggtgaatatggtgcactttactccatacaagtagtgcctccatatttttaatgcaaacactaccgccgccaactcgagatcgtgtgttggatatttcttctcgtgtatcttcaattgcctcgaggcataggctattaccttgccccgttgcatcaacacgcaaccgagtcccgatagtgaagcatccgaataaacctccATGTCTTCGACTCCGTCCGGCAATGTTAGTACCGGAGCTCgagttaacttttcttttagcgtttgaaacgctttct of Helianthus annuus cultivar XRQ/B chromosome 1, HanXRQr2.0-SUNRISE, whole genome shotgun sequence contains these proteins:
- the LOC110931872 gene encoding uncharacterized protein LOC110931872; translation: MAPYEMLYGRKCRTPVCWGEVGPRELAHQDIVRATNEKIDVARAHLKAAQDRQKAYADKRRRPIEFQVGDKVMLKVSPWKGVIRFRKKGKLSPRFIGPFAIVERIGKVAYRLELPEELSGIHSTFHVSHLRKCLADETTCVHYDDIEVDDRLNYVVRPIAILDRKVKTLRNKEISQVRIKWEHKKGADTTWESEEEMQRLYPTLFGT